Part of the Ictalurus furcatus strain D&B chromosome 19, Billie_1.0, whole genome shotgun sequence genome, TCCTTGCCCAACATCACACCTGAACCAACGAATAAATGGCTGCAGAGTTCTTGAATACGTGGCTCATTTGTTTTGAGAACTGTAACCGAGTACAAATATAAACAGCCTGGGAGTTTTCCATGATTAGTTTCAgaaatttgtttatattccaGTTTGCTAGTATCTAGCTGTCTAactttctctctcatgctgtCTCTCTCCAAAGcattcttcttctcttttttacaGAGCAGCGAGATGCTGGAGTTACAGAGGAGCAGGATGAGAGAAGAAGTGAGAGAGTATAAGTTCCGAGAGGCTCGGCTGCTGCAGGACTACACCGAGCTTGAGGAGGAGAAcatcacactgcaaaaattggtGTCGACTCTCAAACAGAACCAGGTATGTGAACCCGGACATACCCCAACACACCACTGCGTATACGGGTTGAAAAATAAGTAGTAGTTGTATGGAATCAAACCACAGTTACTCATGTCCCTCAAAGGTGGAGTATGAAGGTCTGAAACATGAGATCAAGGTCTTGGAAGAGGAGACGGCCTTGCTGAATAGCCAGTTAGAGGATGCATTGCGCCTGAAGGATATCTCAGAGAGTCAACTGGAGGAGGCACTTAATGCGCTGAAGAGTGAACGTGAGCAAAAGAACTGCCTGCGTAAGGAGCTAGCCCAGCACTTTACCCTGTGTGACGGACCTTTCTCTTCAGCCAGTGCCCACCTGGTCGCCCTCGGCTCAGCGCCCCCGAGTGGCAGTGCCACCCCTACTGCTGTCAGTTCTCCGGGAAGCGAGGATGGTGGAAAATGCAATGGACTGCTGCTACAGGGTTCAGTTGGAAAAGCACTGGGCCGACTAAATGGGGACTTCAGGGGACCAGGTCAGAGAAAACTGAGCGACTCCATGACCCCTGACCTCTTCAGTGAGCTTCACCTCACCGAGATTCAGAAACTTAAACAACAACTGCAGcaggtgtgtttatttacagttcGTTTTATTTATGCACCACCCCATagttacagtcccctccgaaactattgggaCGGCAAggacaattcatttgtttttgctgtagactgaagacatttgggtttgagatcaaaagatgaatatgagaagagagtttagaatttcagcttttatttcctgctatttatatgtagatgtgttagaCGACAGctcattttgtatcagaccacccatttTATAGAGTAAAAAATATTGAAACGTATGActaacaggtgtttcttgttactcaGGTGTGTTCTGTTCGATTGATTGCTTAAACAATAGATAGGTCtaaacatctactcttggttttagccttcagtttaccctgtgaagactgcatgtgttgttaaaaaggataaggcAACATGAAGATCTGACAGAGCTGTCTATTGGACAAAAGCAAGCAGGACAATCAATCACTAGAGTTTCCAGATGCAGTAATAAAGATACACAAGAAGAAGTCACTGgcagtaaaaatgaaatgtaagcGTTCTACgtggtttgtttgtatttgtaagtAAACAACATGATGCCTGATTTACTTTTCAGGTGGAGCAGGAGAAGACATCTGCACTGAATAGCCTTCAGGAGTGTGAAACACAGCTACGACACACACGGCAGGCCCTGACTGAACAGTATGAGAGGGCGCAGCAACTCCAACGGCAAGTTTGTACAGTACACCAGCAGGGAAGTGCCACAGAGACTGGTGATGAGGACAAGCTGGAGGCAGAGGTGAAGGGCCAGTCATGGGCATGCGATGACCTGGAGCACCTGGGTCTGGAACTATTGCAGTGTAAGTACAAATTAGCAGTGACAGAGGTGGTGAGCCTTAATGGTGAGCTGAAGGACCTTCAGGAGAGGCATAAAGAGTGTGTGGAGCGGGCAGCACGGGCAGAGGAACATGCCAAGGTCCAACTACAGACTCTGGAAGCACAGGTGGCTTGCCTGGAATGCAACTGCCGTGAGGGGAGGGAGAAGGAAGTAGCACTTCAGCGAGAGCTGAAGAAAGCTAATGGTTCTGCTTTGGAATGCCACAGTACCCTGGTTACAGCCCACGAGGAACTGGCCACCTTCAGCGAGGAACTGGCACAGCTGTACCATCATGTCTGCATGTGCAACAATGAAACACCCAACCGTGTAATGCTGGATTATTACCGCCAGGGACGGACCCCCCCACGTGCTACATCCACAGGTCTTAAAGCACAGGATGACCATCGGGTCTTCTTGACACCAAGGCTGGCGCGCCGTCTGGCGGCTATCAATGCTGCCACATCTTGCACTTCGACGCCAAGTGACTCACAGAGCCCCACAGAGTCACCGTCCAAAGATCCCCTCAACTCGGAGGACAGCCCAGCGCGCACAGTGCTGAGCTCATCCGCTGTCAGTGCCTCTTCATCATCGTCGTCCTCATCGCCAGCACCTGATTCACCTGCAGGCTCAGACACCCGGCGCGAACCCATCAACCTCCACCACCTGAATGCCATTATCCGCGATCAGATCAAGCATTTGCAGAAGGCCGTGGACCGCTCATTGCAGCTGTCTCGCCAAAGAGCAGCTGTCCGTGAGCTCGCACCACTCTTTGATAAGGAAAAAGAGGCTTGTATGGAAGAAATTCTCAAGCTTAAGTCCCTGCTGAGCACTAAGAGGGAGCAGATTGCCACCCTGCGCCTGGTGCTGAAAGCCAACAAACAGGTAGGCTCATCAGTGCTTTCTGTTAGATGGCACCCATTGATGACATTTGCTGACTATAAGCATTGCACTGTGGGTGTACAAAACTCAAAAAATTTTATTGcttaagtgtttgtttttgtcctttTCGAAATCCATATTGTAAGGCCGTTCTTCTTGTAGGCCAATTATTTTGGTCACTTCACCAACCCTTAAGTACTGTACCCAGTATTGAGTAATGCATTCTGATGTCAACATGCTTCCATGTGAAGGGCTTTTTCCCTACTCTGGATAGaatgatttgtatttaaaagCATGCTCAGAGGTCTCCCCTGTACAATTACTAATGGATTCACTGATTTGCCCACTAGATGAACTTCCATTTTTCATTAGGCTAACAGTGAAACagtaaaataatttcatatggttcatagggtttcctccgggttctccggtttcctcccccagtccaaatacatgcactgtaggctgattggcgtgtccaaaagtgtccgtagtgtatgagtgtgccccatgccccctgggataggctccaggttccccgtgacccagtaaggataagcggtacagaaaatgggcggatggatggaatataatATAGCATAATATTAAAAATCATACTGATTAAAAAGATGTTACAACATGTGGTTTCCATGATTATGTGACAGACTGCAGAAATGGCTCTGGCGAACCTGAAAAGCAAGTATGAGACTGAGAAGAGCATGGTGACTGACACAATGATGAAGCTGCGTAATGAACTGAAGGCACTAAAAGAGGATTCTGCCACATTTTCCTCACTAAGAGCCATGTTTGCCACACGGTGAGAGCATGAAGAGCAGGAATGTGTAACAGCATAAATGAACACACAACTCAAACTGAGACAGCATTTGTAAATGTTCAGTTCACTGCATAAAGTTAGTTACGATATCATTAGAAAGATCATGTTAAAACTAGTGggtgacataataataataataataataagcagaaatgAATTATAGCAACATTTGAATCATTTGCCCTGTTATATTCTGTCCCTCCTGCGTGTCCCCTTTGCCGCATTTTCTCCAGGTGTGATGAATACGTAACACAGCTGGATGAGATGCAGAGGCAGCTTGCAGCAGCTGAGGATGAAAAAAAGACACTGAACTCCCTTCTCCGTATGGCCATTCAGCAAAAACTGGCACTAACGCAGCGTCTGGAGGACTTGGAGTTCGACCACGAGCAATCACGCCGCCCCCGCATAGGCAGGACGGCCAAACTGAGGACCACATCACCCAAAGTAAGTGGAACAGCCACCTCGCCCCTTTCTGATACCCCGTCCACTGTATCTGAGGCAGTTGCAGAAACCTCATCTATCTCATCCCCTACCGTAGTCACTCCTTTGCTGTCCTCTGACCCAGGCAGTCCCCCGGCTCTGGAAGCCCCTTCCTCTCCTGCCTCATCTTTTTCCTCCTCCTGGACTCCCCCGGTTACGCCCTATAGCCGGGGCCACACCCACTGGACGGTGGGTATGCGGGCATATGTGGTGGAACCGCACTCCTATGGTGTGGACATTCATACCACCAGTATGTCCCGAAGCACCAGCTTGGCCCGTCGCTATGCAATTGAGTCGGTCTATTCATCGGGTtcactccccccctccccctatCGTTCGTCCATCCTGGGCACTTATCGCTCCACCTGGAGCTCGCCCAGATCTCGTCCACTCTCCACAGTCCTAGCGCACCCCACCCACACAACCAGATACACTTCCCCATCTTCCTCCTCCTATGGCCCACCATACCCAAGAAATTACACTTCTCAGCACCCCCGCTACTGAAGGCTCGGCGGGGTGGCACAGAGAGGAGGACAGACTGGTTTCCTATTTTTATAGTTTCCGCTGCACTCTGCAACTTTGGTGACTGTTTTCTGCTCAGGGATTTTGTGGAGCACAAACGGCTCTGCCTTCCTCCAAGAGACAGTTAATCGGTTCTCAGAACACTGTTCGCTGTTTCCGACCTCTCACGCAGTTCATTCTGAGCTGAACTTGGTGGGCCTTTTCAGTGCAAGCCTCCGAAGTCAGagattacatttacttttacgAAAGTGTCAGCTGTGTTGCTTTAAAGcattgttgtcttgtttaaatgggAATATATCATTATAACAAACCATACAATTTACATGAAGGGGTTTGGAAGTGTCTTATTAATTACAGAACCAAGAAATATGCACTGTAAAATCCATCACTGTGTAACAGCTGTATGACTTTTTAATACTAATttagcttcttcttttttttttcctttttttttaacaagactGACTTTTGAAATCTTGAATAACGAGGGGTTTTATGTAAGTTAGGCCTTTCAGTATCATCTCCTCTGCTTAAGCATAACCAAATATAGTTTTAGCGTTGGTTTGTGTTTTTCACTGTTATTCAAGCTAAAGGACAGTGCCCTTTGCTGCAAAAATacagattattttgttttccccATTTTTGTCGGTAATCATTCACAGTCCGTGACCTGTTCAGAGTCAGCATCACGTCATATTCGGTTTGCccattttcatttaaagcaCTAGCAAACGTGCAGACATGACCATTTGCCATAATTCCATTTACACCTAGCTAGTTGATGACTCTTGGCTTTCATTGGTTCATATCATTTCGTGATGAAAAAGCAATCAAAGAGGGAGAACAAAGAGCCTGCACAGTTTAAATAATGTCTGGAACATTTCAATAAAGATTGAATGTAATCTTTATTAAGTGATATCTAATGTCTAATATGTCTAATATACACAACAAATCTCAGGGAATAGCATTCTTGGTCTTGTAATGGTGGCATACGGTGGCACAAATGGCATAGGTTATTTGAAACATAAACAgtgtattattttttgcttctaaatttatgtttatgtatagtATCCCATGAATTGGGTTTGATTTGAATCAGATTGTTTTGCCCTTCGCTAATGGCGCATAATATTGTCTCCAAATTGCATTGCCAATCAGACGGTTCTATTTACCATTACAACTTCTCCACACTTATTTACAGTCATTTCGATAGTGACGAGCAAGAGCATTATTAGCATCCCTCTGTAACATcctggcaatttttttttttatcccaccAAAGACACTGAAGGCATATGAAAGCCTTCATATCATCTAGACTTTTGATTATGCAATTTAGAACAGCTTTGTCTGAACCCGCTGTCTGAACCCGGAGACTGAAGCATTTGACAAGTTCCCGATTTCCACCTCGTCCAGCTTGACATACTCCATTAACATTCCACATCATGTGGATTTGTGCTACGTTGTTGAGAACATCGCACGGCCCTCACAATACACAGTACCTCAGAAGATCATTGGCCCCTGAAGGATATAATGTACAATTAGGGCTGCTGTTATCCATGAAAGTTGCTGTAATTaacatatataacatacatGTTGTATACTGCTCTGGCCCGGCAGTTTTCTTATTGCACAGCTATGAAGGTAGAAGGTTAGAGGTCTTGTAATATTGTACAGTGTTGTGAGGTGGTTTCTGGGGCTGGTGGTCAGATAGGGAGGAACGGTAGTCTAGTGATTTTGTTGAAGCTCTGCATGTGCTCAGGCGTTTATTGTCATATTGGGATAGAAACGTTTCAGAGAAACCTCTCAGACCTCCTCTGTGTGACACCCCTTTCTATTTTGCACCgtccttaaacacacacacacacacacacacacacacacacacacacactcacattactAATATCTTGTCTGTCCCTGCCCCACCACCCCCTCAGTGCAATTCGGTTCCACTAAATAGCAGTTCAAGTCATTGACCGCAAACATGTCAAATGCTTCAGTACTGTAGTTGTCTCTGTAATGTCGCAGACAtcagcttgtttgttttttgtgtctttttcaaCCTCTAATTAATATCGTACTCTGGGACTTTAGTCCCAAGTCAAAACCATTActgtatttttgtcttttctacTGGGTGTAATGTGGCCCACGgcattaatactactactatcagAGGGTCTTTCCATAGGCAGACTGTTATTACTGAACATACGCATGTGTCAATACAGAATACAGGACATCCCAATCTCTCCAGTGCACTGTACAGTAAACGTGGTGTGTATAGCCTTcatatttattgtaaataacaCATAAAAGACCTACAGTGATTAAGTCTTTGTGTGCGTCATCTCATGTTGTACGTGGAGAAAGGGGTGGCCTGAAATGTTTTCACGATCATGCAAGTTACAGCAACTTGCTCCAAAAGCAGAGCGTCTTTTCTTTTC contains:
- the LOC128623602 gene encoding protein bicaudal D homolog 1-like isoform X2, whose product is MAAGGARGETLEQYRSEVERLTHELAEANREKIRAAECGLVVLEENQTLKQQYADLEAAQDTLRQELEQLHEAFSQAYSIQRKVAEDGETNEEALLQESATKEAYYISRLLNQQTELKHTRSQASNMQEENERMGTILQELRESSEMLELQRSRMREEVREYKFREARLLQDYTELEEENITLQKLVSTLKQNQVCEHSYSCPSKVEYEGLKHEIKVLEEETALLNSQLEDALRLKDISESQLEEALNALKSEREQKNCLRKELAQHFTLCDGPFSSASAHLVALGSAPPSGSATPTAVSSPGSEDGGKCNGLLLQGSVGKALGRLNGDFRGPGQRKLSDSMTPDLFSELHLTEIQKLKQQLQQVEQEKTSALNSLQECETQLRHTRQALTEQYERAQQLQRQVCTVHQQGSATETGDEDKLEAEVKGQSWACDDLEHLGLELLQCKYKLAVTEVVSLNGELKDLQERHKECVERAARAEEHAKVQLQTLEAQVACLECNCREGREKEVALQRELKKANGSALECHSTLVTAHEELATFSEELAQLYHHVCMCNNETPNRVMLDYYRQGRTPPRATSTGLKAQDDHRVFLTPRLARRLAAINAATSCTSTPSDSQSPTESPSKDPLNSEDSPARTVLSSSAVSASSSSSSSSPAPDSPAGSDTRREPINLHHLNAIIRDQIKHLQKAVDRSLQLSRQRAAVRELAPLFDKEKEACMEEILKLKSLLSTKREQIATLRLVLKANKQTAEMALANLKSKYETEKSMVTDTMMKLRNELKALKEDSATFSSLRAMFATRCDEYVTQLDEMQRQLAAAEDEKKTLNSLLRMAIQQKLALTQRLEDLEFDHEQSRRPRIGRTAKLRTTSPKIVSSLLPHCRQPPHN
- the LOC128623602 gene encoding protein bicaudal D homolog 1-like isoform X1, with the protein product MAAGGARGETLEQYRSEVERLTHELAEANREKIRAAECGLVVLEENQTLKQQYADLEAAQDTLRQELEQLHEAFSQAYSIQRKVAEDGETNEEALLQESATKEAYYISRLLNQQTELKHTRSQASNMQEENERMGTILQELRESSEMLELQRSRMREEVREYKFREARLLQDYTELEEENITLQKLVSTLKQNQVEYEGLKHEIKVLEEETALLNSQLEDALRLKDISESQLEEALNALKSEREQKNCLRKELAQHFTLCDGPFSSASAHLVALGSAPPSGSATPTAVSSPGSEDGGKCNGLLLQGSVGKALGRLNGDFRGPGQRKLSDSMTPDLFSELHLTEIQKLKQQLQQVEQEKTSALNSLQECETQLRHTRQALTEQYERAQQLQRQVCTVHQQGSATETGDEDKLEAEVKGQSWACDDLEHLGLELLQCKYKLAVTEVVSLNGELKDLQERHKECVERAARAEEHAKVQLQTLEAQVACLECNCREGREKEVALQRELKKANGSALECHSTLVTAHEELATFSEELAQLYHHVCMCNNETPNRVMLDYYRQGRTPPRATSTGLKAQDDHRVFLTPRLARRLAAINAATSCTSTPSDSQSPTESPSKDPLNSEDSPARTVLSSSAVSASSSSSSSSPAPDSPAGSDTRREPINLHHLNAIIRDQIKHLQKAVDRSLQLSRQRAAVRELAPLFDKEKEACMEEILKLKSLLSTKREQIATLRLVLKANKQTAEMALANLKSKYETEKSMVTDTMMKLRNELKALKEDSATFSSLRAMFATRCDEYVTQLDEMQRQLAAAEDEKKTLNSLLRMAIQQKLALTQRLEDLEFDHEQSRRPRIGRTAKLRTTSPKVSGTATSPLSDTPSTVSEAVAETSSISSPTVVTPLLSSDPGSPPALEAPSSPASSFSSSWTPPVTPYSRGHTHWTVGMRAYVVEPHSYGVDIHTTSMSRSTSLARRYAIESVYSSGSLPPSPYRSSILGTYRSTWSSPRSRPLSTVLAHPTHTTRYTSPSSSSYGPPYPRNYTSQHPRY
- the LOC128623602 gene encoding protein bicaudal D homolog 1-like isoform X4; protein product: MAAGGARGETLEQYRSEVERLTHELAEANREKIRAAECGLVVLEENQTLKQQYADLEAAQDTLRQELEQLHEAFSQAYSIQRKVAEDGETNEEALLQESATKEAYYISRLLNQQTELKHTRSQASNMQEENERMGTILQELRESSEMLELQRSRMREEVREYKFREARLLQDYTELEEENITLQKLVSTLKQNQVEQEKTSALNSLQECETQLRHTRQALTEQYERAQQLQRQVCTVHQQGSATETGDEDKLEAEVKGQSWACDDLEHLGLELLQCKYKLAVTEVVSLNGELKDLQERHKECVERAARAEEHAKVQLQTLEAQVACLECNCREGREKEVALQRELKKANGSALECHSTLVTAHEELATFSEELAQLYHHVCMCNNETPNRVMLDYYRQGRTPPRATSTGLKAQDDHRVFLTPRLARRLAAINAATSCTSTPSDSQSPTESPSKDPLNSEDSPARTVLSSSAVSASSSSSSSSPAPDSPAGSDTRREPINLHHLNAIIRDQIKHLQKAVDRSLQLSRQRAAVRELAPLFDKEKEACMEEILKLKSLLSTKREQIATLRLVLKANKQTAEMALANLKSKYETEKSMVTDTMMKLRNELKALKEDSATFSSLRAMFATRCDEYVTQLDEMQRQLAAAEDEKKTLNSLLRMAIQQKLALTQRLEDLEFDHEQSRRPRIGRTAKLRTTSPKIVSSLLPHCRQPPHN
- the LOC128623602 gene encoding protein bicaudal D homolog 1-like isoform X3; translated protein: MAAGGARGETLEQYRSEVERLTHELAEANREKIRAAECGLVVLEENQTLKQQYADLEAAQDTLRQELEQLHEAFSQAYSIQRKVAEDGETNEEALLQESATKEAYYISRLLNQQTELKHTRSQASNMQEENERMGTILQELRESSEMLELQRSRMREEVREYKFREARLLQDYTELEEENITLQKLVSTLKQNQVEYEGLKHEIKVLEEETALLNSQLEDALRLKDISESQLEEALNALKSEREQKNCLRKELAQHFTLCDGPFSSASAHLVALGSAPPSGSATPTAVSSPGSEDGGKCNGLLLQGSVGKALGRLNGDFRGPGQRKLSDSMTPDLFSELHLTEIQKLKQQLQQVEQEKTSALNSLQECETQLRHTRQALTEQYERAQQLQRQVCTVHQQGSATETGDEDKLEAEVKGQSWACDDLEHLGLELLQCKYKLAVTEVVSLNGELKDLQERHKECVERAARAEEHAKVQLQTLEAQVACLECNCREGREKEVALQRELKKANGSALECHSTLVTAHEELATFSEELAQLYHHVCMCNNETPNRVMLDYYRQGRTPPRATSTGLKAQDDHRVFLTPRLARRLAAINAATSCTSTPSDSQSPTESPSKDPLNSEDSPARTVLSSSAVSASSSSSSSSPAPDSPAGSDTRREPINLHHLNAIIRDQIKHLQKAVDRSLQLSRQRAAVRELAPLFDKEKEACMEEILKLKSLLSTKREQIATLRLVLKANKQTAEMALANLKSKYETEKSMVTDTMMKLRNELKALKEDSATFSSLRAMFATRCDEYVTQLDEMQRQLAAAEDEKKTLNSLLRMAIQQKLALTQRLEDLEFDHEQSRRPRIGRTAKLRTTSPKIVSSLLPHCRQPPHN